In Lathyrus oleraceus cultivar Zhongwan6 chromosome 2, CAAS_Psat_ZW6_1.0, whole genome shotgun sequence, the DNA window ATATAACATTTAAACGTGTATTGTCATAATTTTTGGACGGACCTAACTTAAATCGTTAAGAAGATCAATGGATATGTCATATATATCTCTCATCCAGATCAATAAATTAATTATCCTTTATCTTATTTATCTTAATTATGCTAAAAGTCATATACATAATTAATATTGCCCCGTATTTAATcatataaaaaatttaaaatatattgatttaacattttaaaattttgtttatCTTTAAGTTAAAAATTATGTTCGTTAAGGCATTTCAATTGATAGAAATGCATAATCATAGAGTACAAGTGTGAGAATTCAAACTCGCGATATCTCATTTACTGTGAATTAGTGTCAATAAACCCTtgataaaaaaaatgaaaaatactATCACATGCGAAGGAaaatcatgaaaccctaaaaTTAGTTATCTTATCCAAACACTCCTCTTGTGTTAATTATTCGTCGTTATAATCACATGAACCACTTTTGACTTTTCTTTACCTAACCAGAATCTTAACTTTTGCGTCCATAAAACAAACAAGTACACGTCTCAAAATATATCAAAAGCCTAGCTATACTCAATCACTATATATAACCACATAGAGCATTTGAGTAAATCCAACTAAATCAACTTGCATTATTGCATATATCAATCTATGGCTTATTGCAAATCCATTGATGTGTTTTCATGGATTCAAAACCTTCCACCAATATCAGAATGGAAAACAAGTTCTATAACCTTGAGCTTATGTTCTTTAACAAACTCATCTCAACCATCACTTAACCTCACCATATCAAAAAACAACCAATCTCAAAAACTCTCTTTTGCTATTGTGGCGGATTTCAACATCCCTATTTTTCTTTGGACCTCAAAACCATTCAAACCTAGCACTAAAATAGCACATGAAGAAACCATTTCAAATCTCCTTATTAATTGCATACAAGACATCCTTCATTATGGCtcaaaaaacaaaaataatagTACTACTCTCTTCATTAAATTTCCGAAACTCGAAACTATTTCGAACTTTGGTGATATTTTCAACCTTGCTTTCTTAACTCTATTTTTCTTAGTTTGTATTTATGAAGCTCCTTCGGATCTTCGTTATGGATGTCTTAATTCTTTAAAGGAACAACTATCATGTTGTGGATCAAGAAAATCATCTAAGATGTTGATGAAACTCTTAGGTTCCAACTTAGAAGAAAAGTGGATGCGTTCTATTAACCTTGCTATTACAAATTGGATTGTGGAGTTACAAGAAGTAGCTACAATAAATCATAGAATGCTTAGAACACCATGTCCTTTATTTTCTTACGCATTTTCAGCATTTGGGTTGTGGAAAGTTCAATTGTATTGTCCTCTAATAACTATGGATGTTGTTAGTGCAAATAATCATGCAGCTGATGAGAGACTTCAATTCTCTCTCAAATATCAACAACTTGAAGGTGTTCTTCAATTCAATCACAAAGTCTTTGTCAAAGAGAAGTGGGTTGAAATCATGGTGAACATTGACAATATAAGGTAATATTATTTATGCTTCAATATGAAAAATGGTCCCACAAATATCAAAGGAGGTTTGATTTTAGAGTTTCATaactttttgttttgttttaaatCTTTTAAAGGATATCACTTTTAaatttattcttttattttaatcattataaatttatttatatattaaaGTTTGAATATAGAATATTTAACTTTAATTAAATATCTTAagtaaaattaaaataattaattatttaggAGGTATGGAAAGAAATAGTGTtgataattaattaatttttttaaaactttacttaatatatttaattaaaatttattcattttttatctATAATTTTTCTCCCATTTAAACTAATTTTTATTTTCTCTGCACTCCTCCTAAATACTGagtattaattttaatatatattatCAAATACACTCCTCCTACACACCTAgtattaattttaatataaataattaatttttttattgatGTTAGATTAATCTAATGGTTGAGATGTAATAATATTAGATtgataatttaatttttttatagaTATTTAGAAAAATGAAATCTCtattttttatgataaaaatcttcaaaagcaattttattattgttttgttatagtatttttttttattatatgaTGAATTAATTCAATATATAATTTTTGTGGCTATATAGATGTGATGTTTTCAAACTAGTAGATGAGACTCTTATGAGAGAAAGAGGAGCTGGTGCATCTGAAAAATACTTTCCATCAAGAATATCATTACAACTTACACCAACTCTTCAACATCAAGTCTTAAGTGTATCCGTAGGAAAATCCTCAGAAAATCCAATAAAGGAAATAGGCATTGAAAAAACCCTAGAAGCTTCATTTCAACCAACAAATCCATACATAGGACTCAACGTATCAGCTGGAGAATCATCAACAATGAGTTTAAAGCCATGGAAATTCGAAGAATCGGTATACG includes these proteins:
- the LOC127118105 gene encoding uncharacterized protein LOC127118105 → MAYCKSIDVFSWIQNLPPISEWKTSSITLSLCSLTNSSQPSLNLTISKNNQSQKLSFAIVADFNIPIFLWTSKPFKPSTKIAHEETISNLLINCIQDILHYGSKNKNNSTTLFIKFPKLETISNFGDIFNLAFLTLFFLVCIYEAPSDLRYGCLNSLKEQLSCCGSRKSSKMLMKLLGSNLEEKWMRSINLAITNWIVELQEVATINHRMLRTPCPLFSYAFSAFGLWKVQLYCPLITMDVVSANNHAADERLQFSLKYQQLEGVLQFNHKVFVKEKWVEIMVNIDNIRCDVFKLVDETLMRERGAGASEKYFPSRISLQLTPTLQHQVLSVSVGKSSENPIKEIGIEKTLEASFQPTNPYIGLNVSAGESSTMSLKPWKFEESVYGYSANLNWFLHDSMDGKEVFSSKPSKFDMINPKSWFRDRYSSAYRPFTREGGVIFAGDEYGESVCWKVDKNARGKIMEWEIRGWIWVTYLPNKYRTFYHETRRLEFREIVHLNIP